A genomic window from Inediibacterium massiliense includes:
- a CDS encoding CLC_0170 family protein, which translates to MEKIILYFYEKLKDIYSLYLVFLVLGIGFFSLWIDSKNLKKKKLYREAKICKGVGLVYIIGGIGVYIVLKIV; encoded by the coding sequence TTGGAAAAAATAATTTTATATTTTTATGAAAAACTAAAGGATATTTATTCTTTGTATTTGGTATTTTTAGTTTTAGGGATAGGATTTTTTTCTTTATGGATAGATAGTAAAAATTTAAAGAAGAAGAAATTATATAGGGAAGCAAAAATTTGTAAAGGAGTAGGGCTAGTATATATTATAGGCGGAATAGGAGTTTATATTGTTCTTAAAATAGTATGA
- a CDS encoding Veg family protein: MAQKNDLARIKRDVEHLVGEKVRLKANKGRKKICVKEGILEETYPDIFVVCIDGGYNTVRRVSYSYSDILTETVEITLCNNDKKIQAS; encoded by the coding sequence ATGGCTCAAAAGAATGATTTGGCTAGGATCAAAAGAGATGTAGAACACCTTGTTGGGGAAAAAGTAAGATTAAAAGCCAACAAAGGAAGAAAGAAGATCTGCGTAAAAGAAGGTATTCTTGAAGAAACTTACCCTGACATCTTTGTAGTGTGTATAGACGGTGGATATAATACGGTAAGAAGAGTTTCCTACAGCTATTCAGATATACTTACAGAAACAGTTGAAATTACCTTATGCAACAATGACAAAAAAATCCAAGCTAGTTAA
- a CDS encoding DUF3794 and LysM peptidoglycan-binding domain-containing protein — translation MAMELMRDLLKIDQVIGGGDTQALVEGEILVPDIKPDISRIISVDGDISITGKEILKDKVNIEGVINFKILYVADTGEYPVYGMNASAGFNQSMDIPATEPNMRTDIRAFIEHIDSYIVNERKIGIKAVVDLEGKSMDTTKMEVLRKIEGLEDVQVLKENIYYEDLVGSNQSETMVREKIEIDESMPDILEIVKCDAYPVEKERQVTDGKVIVGGVVKINTLYVGDDEKNSLCIMRNEVPFTHFVEIPNAMKDMESKIKLKGDEVYTEIKENVDGDKRIVEVEAVIKIDAVVSEIEQNEVLVDAYSPTKVLKIDKKPVFFYEKVGDNTANVIVKEMLDIPDDALQILKVLHVNARPVMTDMTLNDEKVIIEGVLETNVLYLCQDEEKGVKNFAQEIPFRHFVEIPKAKENMEAEVELHTYDIDYSLINPEQIEVRINIGANCTVKEKMKIEVIVDAQELDEKVDMSKRPSITIYYVQPGDTIWKIAKRYNTTVEELIETNHIEKADSIYPGDQIVIQKTFVYEF, via the coding sequence ATGGCTATGGAATTAATGAGAGATTTACTAAAGATAGATCAAGTAATTGGTGGAGGGGATACACAAGCACTTGTAGAGGGAGAAATATTAGTGCCGGATATAAAACCTGATATTTCAAGAATTATATCTGTAGATGGTGATATTAGTATTACAGGAAAAGAAATTCTTAAGGATAAAGTGAACATAGAGGGTGTCATAAATTTTAAAATACTTTATGTTGCAGATACAGGGGAGTATCCTGTGTATGGCATGAATGCTAGTGCAGGCTTTAATCAAAGTATGGATATTCCAGCTACAGAGCCTAATATGAGAACGGATATTCGTGCCTTTATAGAACATATTGATTCTTATATAGTCAATGAAAGAAAAATAGGGATTAAAGCAGTTGTGGATTTAGAAGGAAAAAGCATGGATACTACGAAAATGGAAGTACTTAGAAAGATAGAAGGTTTAGAAGATGTACAGGTTTTAAAAGAAAATATATATTATGAAGATCTAGTAGGATCAAACCAATCTGAGACTATGGTAAGAGAAAAAATTGAAATTGATGAAAGTATGCCAGATATCTTAGAAATCGTAAAATGTGATGCTTATCCTGTAGAAAAAGAAAGGCAGGTTACAGACGGAAAGGTTATTGTAGGTGGAGTAGTTAAAATCAATACTTTGTATGTTGGAGATGATGAAAAGAATTCTTTATGTATAATGAGAAATGAAGTTCCTTTTACTCATTTTGTTGAAATCCCCAATGCTATGAAGGATATGGAAAGCAAAATTAAGTTAAAAGGAGATGAAGTATATACAGAGATCAAAGAAAATGTAGATGGAGATAAAAGAATCGTAGAAGTAGAAGCTGTAATTAAGATTGATGCAGTAGTAAGTGAGATAGAACAAAACGAAGTTTTAGTGGATGCATATTCTCCAACAAAGGTTTTAAAAATAGATAAAAAACCTGTTTTCTTTTATGAAAAAGTAGGCGATAATACAGCAAATGTGATTGTAAAAGAAATGCTAGATATACCTGACGATGCATTACAAATTTTGAAGGTGCTTCATGTGAATGCAAGGCCTGTCATGACAGATATGACTTTAAATGATGAAAAAGTAATCATAGAAGGTGTTTTAGAAACAAATGTATTGTATTTATGTCAAGATGAAGAAAAGGGAGTCAAGAATTTTGCACAAGAAATTCCTTTTAGACACTTTGTGGAAATTCCTAAAGCAAAGGAAAACATGGAGGCAGAAGTAGAACTACATACTTATGATATAGATTATAGTTTAATTAATCCAGAACAAATAGAAGTAAGAATCAACATAGGAGCCAATTGTACAGTGAAAGAAAAAATGAAAATAGAAGTTATTGTAGATGCACAAGAATTAGATGAAAAAGTAGATATGAGCAAAAGACCAAGTATTACTATATATTATGTACAACCAGGAGATACAATTTGGAAGATTGCTAAGAGATATAATACCACTGTGGAGGAATTGATTGAAACCAATCATATTGAAAAGGCAGATTCTATTTATCCTGGAGATCAGATTGTGATTCAAAAAACTTTTGTATATGAGTTTTAA
- the ispE gene encoding 4-(cytidine 5'-diphospho)-2-C-methyl-D-erythritol kinase — MEKLEIKGRAKINLSLDVLKRREDGYHEVKMIMQQIDLYDEISLKIIKNGIILNSNCEYIPNHEGNIAYKAAQLMIHHFGIKQGIEIYIHKNIPVAAGLAGGSTDAAAVMIGMNELFNLKATKKELMDLGVNLGADVPFCILGGAALAEGIGEKLTSIQGFQEWIVLCKPNISVSTASVYGNLNVEQIIDHPKTEVMIEALKNKDIKILSENLCNVLEPVTESMHPIIKDIKKKMLEYQALGSIMSGSGPTVFGIYKDYNKAKSAYENLSKIYNQVYIVKTYNE; from the coding sequence ATGGAAAAATTAGAAATAAAAGGAAGAGCAAAAATCAATTTATCACTAGATGTTCTAAAAAGAAGAGAAGACGGATATCATGAAGTGAAGATGATTATGCAGCAAATCGATTTATATGATGAAATTAGTTTGAAAATTATTAAAAATGGAATTATTTTAAATTCAAATTGTGAATATATACCCAATCATGAAGGGAATATTGCATATAAGGCAGCACAGCTTATGATTCATCATTTTGGTATTAAACAAGGGATTGAAATTTACATTCATAAAAATATTCCTGTAGCAGCAGGACTGGCAGGTGGAAGTACAGATGCAGCAGCAGTTATGATTGGAATGAATGAACTTTTTAATCTTAAAGCTACCAAAAAAGAATTGATGGATTTAGGGGTGAATTTAGGGGCAGATGTTCCATTTTGTATTTTGGGAGGAGCAGCCCTTGCAGAGGGAATAGGAGAAAAATTAACTTCTATACAAGGATTTCAGGAATGGATTGTTTTATGTAAACCTAATATAAGTGTTTCAACGGCTAGTGTATATGGTAATTTAAATGTAGAACAAATTATAGATCATCCTAAGACGGAAGTTATGATTGAGGCTCTAAAAAATAAAGATATAAAGATTCTTTCTGAAAATTTATGTAATGTATTAGAGCCTGTAACGGAAAGTATGCATCCTATTATAAAAGATATTAAAAAGAAGATGTTAGAATACCAAGCATTAGGAAGTATAATGAGCGGAAGTGGTCCTACGGTGTTTGGAATTTACAAAGATTATAATAAAGCAAAATCTGCTTATGAAAATTTAAGTAAAATATATAATCAAGTATATATTGTAAAAACATATAATGAATAA
- a CDS encoding N-acetylmuramoyl-L-alanine amidase family protein: MQGKGEGLGLCQYGANSMAKSGKSAEEILKYYFTGVEIKNFDKPSINKPLTGRIIVLDPGHGGINTEDVYGPTGLREKDVNLCISLKLAQKLRGLGAKVYETRKEDVYVPLGKRAKLAEEVRPDFFISIHQNSFLNSNISGSEVYHYRGDEEGEILGNLILEEIHKKVGLIKRGTKIAEFYLLREVKSSVLHIEVGFITNPEEEKKLREEKTQDKIAEAMATGLIRFYSYG; this comes from the coding sequence ATGCAAGGAAAGGGTGAGGGGTTAGGCCTTTGTCAGTATGGTGCAAATTCTATGGCTAAAAGTGGAAAAAGTGCAGAAGAAATTTTAAAATATTATTTTACAGGAGTAGAAATCAAAAACTTTGATAAACCCAGTATAAATAAACCTTTAACGGGGAGAATAATAGTACTTGATCCAGGTCATGGAGGGATAAATACAGAAGATGTATATGGACCTACAGGACTGAGAGAGAAAGATGTAAATCTTTGTATATCTTTAAAGCTTGCTCAAAAGCTTAGGGGATTAGGAGCAAAAGTATATGAAACGAGAAAAGAAGATGTTTATGTTCCGCTTGGGAAAAGAGCCAAATTAGCTGAGGAGGTAAGACCTGATTTCTTTATAAGTATTCATCAAAACTCCTTTTTAAATTCTAATATATCAGGAAGTGAAGTTTATCATTATAGAGGAGATGAAGAGGGAGAAATTCTTGGAAATCTTATTTTAGAAGAAATCCATAAAAAAGTAGGATTGATCAAAAGGGGAACAAAAATAGCTGAATTCTATCTTCTTAGAGAAGTAAAATCTAGTGTTCTTCATATTGAAGTTGGCTTTATTACGAATCCAGAAGAAGAAAAAAAATTAAGAGAAGAAAAAACACAAGATAAAATTGCAGAAGCTATGGCTACAGGCTTAATAAGATTTTACTCTTATGGGTAG
- the argH gene encoding argininosuccinate lyase: MKLWGGRFLKNTASIVDEFNASISFDQKLYKHDIIGSIAHAKMLKHSNIITEEEGQKIIKGLQEILKDIEEGKIIFQTAYEDIHMNIEKFLTDRIGEVGKKLHTARSRNDQVAVDLRLYLKDEMDSISKKLKNLLNTFVLLSKEHISTIMPGYTHLQRAQPITLGYHMMAYFQMFKRDYLRLKDCYERVNVMPLGAGALAGTTYHTDLEFLKEELGFFHICENSLDAVSDRDFIIEFMSDMSLVMMHLSRFCEELIIWNSAEFNFIELDDAYSTGSSIMPQKKNPDVAELIRGKTGRIYGNLFNILTIMKALPLAYNKDMQEDKIPLFDTIETVSICIDIFNEMILTMKVNKDVMKKNTKEGFMNATDVADYLVKKEVAFRSAHEIVGKIVLYCIEASKNIEDLTLKELKGFSNVFTEDIFEVIKIENCIESKKSQGSPAKENVERMIIEGEKFLKKK; encoded by the coding sequence ATGAAGCTATGGGGAGGACGTTTTTTAAAAAATACAGCAAGTATTGTAGATGAATTTAATGCATCTATATCTTTTGATCAAAAACTTTATAAGCATGATATTATAGGAAGTATCGCTCATGCAAAAATGCTAAAGCATTCAAATATTATTACAGAAGAAGAAGGACAAAAGATTATAAAAGGACTACAAGAGATTTTAAAAGATATTGAGGAAGGAAAAATAATATTTCAAACAGCCTATGAAGATATTCATATGAACATTGAAAAATTTCTTACGGATCGTATTGGAGAAGTAGGAAAAAAACTTCATACAGCAAGAAGTAGAAATGATCAGGTGGCAGTAGATCTAAGATTATATCTAAAAGATGAAATGGATAGCATTTCTAAAAAACTAAAAAATTTATTAAATACTTTCGTATTACTTTCAAAAGAACATATAAGTACGATTATGCCAGGGTATACACATCTTCAAAGAGCACAACCTATTACCTTGGGATATCATATGATGGCATATTTTCAAATGTTTAAAAGAGACTATTTAAGACTAAAAGATTGCTATGAAAGAGTCAACGTGATGCCTCTAGGGGCAGGAGCTTTGGCAGGAACTACTTATCATACAGATTTAGAATTTTTAAAAGAAGAGCTTGGATTTTTTCATATATGTGAAAACTCACTAGATGCAGTAAGTGATAGAGATTTTATTATTGAATTTATGAGTGATATGTCATTGGTTATGATGCACCTTAGCAGATTTTGCGAAGAATTGATTATTTGGAATAGTGCTGAATTTAACTTTATAGAGCTAGATGATGCTTATAGTACAGGGAGCAGTATTATGCCACAGAAGAAAAATCCTGATGTAGCAGAGCTAATTAGGGGGAAAACAGGTAGGATTTATGGCAATCTATTCAATATATTGACCATTATGAAAGCACTACCCCTAGCTTATAATAAAGATATGCAAGAAGACAAAATTCCCTTATTTGATACCATTGAAACTGTAAGCATTTGTATTGATATTTTTAATGAAATGATTTTAACAATGAAGGTAAATAAAGATGTGATGAAAAAGAATACAAAAGAAGGATTTATGAATGCTACAGATGTAGCAGATTATCTTGTGAAAAAAGAAGTAGCTTTTAGGAGTGCTCATGAAATAGTAGGGAAAATAGTTCTTTATTGTATTGAGGCGAGTAAGAATATTGAAGATTTAACACTAAAAGAATTGAAAGGATTTTCAAATGTATTTACAGAAGATATTTTTGAAGTGATTAAAATAGAAAATTGTATAGAATCAAAGAAGTCACAAGGATCTCCTGCTAAAGAAAATGTTGAGAGAATGATTATAGAAGGAGAGAAATTTCTAAAAAAGAAGTGA
- a CDS encoding argininosuccinate synthase yields the protein MKKEKAVLAYSGGLDTSVILTWLKETHGMDVIAVCVNVGQQEDFEEVKKKALATGAVNVYVIDVVEEFITDYIFPTLKASAVYEDDYLLGTSFARPLIAKKLVEIAQKEGAIAIAHGATGKGNDQVRFEATIKALDPHLKIIAPWRMWDLKSREDCIEYAKKHNIQIGVTKEKIYSRDQNIWHISHEGGNLENPWNEHDESIYMMSVSPKNAPDVPTFVEIEFEKGIPVKINERDYDPVIMMKLLNQLAGENGVGMIDIIENRLVGMKSRGIYETPGGTVLFKAHQALEKLTLDRDTLNYKKIVAQKYAQLVYDGLWFTPLRLALSKFVDSTQECVSGKVKMKLYKGNCTPVASYSPYSLYNEEFVTFGEDHVYNQKDAEGFINLFSLPLTIRALMNEKNSKGEK from the coding sequence TTGAAAAAAGAAAAAGCAGTTTTAGCATATTCTGGAGGATTGGATACATCTGTTATTCTTACTTGGCTAAAGGAAACACATGGAATGGATGTGATTGCTGTATGTGTCAATGTAGGTCAACAAGAAGATTTTGAGGAAGTAAAGAAGAAAGCATTAGCAACAGGAGCTGTAAATGTTTATGTAATTGATGTTGTAGAAGAGTTTATTACGGATTATATTTTTCCAACTCTTAAGGCATCTGCCGTATATGAAGATGATTATTTATTGGGTACATCTTTTGCTAGACCATTGATTGCAAAAAAACTAGTTGAGATAGCCCAAAAGGAGGGGGCTATTGCCATTGCTCATGGTGCTACAGGTAAGGGAAATGATCAAGTTCGTTTTGAAGCCACCATTAAAGCGTTAGATCCTCATCTTAAAATTATTGCTCCTTGGAGAATGTGGGATTTAAAATCTAGAGAAGATTGTATTGAATATGCAAAAAAGCATAATATTCAAATTGGGGTTACAAAAGAAAAAATTTATAGTAGGGATCAAAATATATGGCATATCAGTCACGAGGGAGGAAATTTGGAAAATCCATGGAATGAGCATGATGAGAGTATATATATGATGAGTGTATCTCCTAAAAATGCTCCTGATGTACCTACTTTTGTAGAAATAGAGTTTGAAAAAGGAATTCCTGTAAAAATAAATGAAAGAGATTATGATCCAGTAATTATGATGAAACTACTCAATCAATTAGCTGGTGAGAATGGAGTAGGAATGATTGATATTATTGAAAATAGATTAGTAGGTATGAAATCCCGTGGAATCTATGAAACACCAGGAGGGACGGTGCTTTTTAAAGCACATCAAGCACTAGAGAAGCTTACTTTAGATAGAGATACTTTAAATTATAAAAAAATAGTAGCACAAAAGTATGCACAGCTTGTTTATGATGGATTGTGGTTTACGCCTCTTAGACTTGCATTATCTAAATTTGTGGATAGTACGCAAGAGTGTGTGAGTGGAAAGGTGAAAATGAAACTTTATAAAGGAAATTGCACGCCCGTTGCATCTTATTCACCTTATTCATTGTATAATGAAGAATTTGTAACCTTTGGAGAAGATCATGTGTATAATCAAAAGGATGCAGAAGGTTTTATTAACTTATTTTCACTGCCTTTGACAATCCGTGCTTTGATGAATGAAAAAAACTCAAAAGGAGAGAAATAA